Proteins encoded in a region of the Phocoena phocoena chromosome X, mPhoPho1.1, whole genome shotgun sequence genome:
- the PRRG3 gene encoding transmembrane gamma-carboxyglutamic acid protein 3 encodes MEEICSYEEVKEVFEDKEKTMEFWKGYPNAVYSVRDPAQSSDAMYVVVPLLGVALLIVIALFIIWRCQLQKATRHHPSYAQNRYLASRAGHSLPRVMVYRGTVHSQGEASGHRETGSPPQVVLGPSRGCRTTVRLESTLYLPELSLSRLSSATPPPSYEEVTAPQESSSEEASVSYSDPPPKYEEIVAANPDSDK; translated from the exons ATGGAGGAGATCTGCAGCTACGAGGAGGTCAAGGAGGTGTTTGAGGACAAGGAGAAAACG ATGGAGTTCTGGAAAGGGTACCCGAATGCAGTCTATTCAGTCCGAGACCCTGCGCAGAGCTCAGATGCCATGTACGTGGTGGTGCCCCTTCTGGGGGTGGCGTTGCTGATCGTCATTGCCTTGTTCATCATCTGGAGGTGTCAGCTGCAGAAGGCCACCCGGCATCACCCCTCATATGCTCAGAACCGGTACTTAGCGAGTCGCGCGGGGCACAGCCTGCCCCGGGTCATGGTCTACCGGGGCACCGTGCACAGCCAGGGGGAGGCCTCTGGGCACCGGGAGACAGGGAGCCCCCCGCAGGTGGTGCTGGGGCCTAGTCGCGGGTGTAGAACCACGGTCCGCCTCGAGAGCACCCTCTACCTTCCTGAGCTGTCTCTCTCCAGGCTGTCCAGTGCCACCCCTCCCCCGTCCTATGAGGAGGTGACTGCTCCCCAGGAGAGCAGCAGTGAGGAAGCGAGCGTCTCTTACAGTGACCCGCCCCCAAAGTATGAGGAGATAGTGGCCGCCAACCCTGACTCAGACAAGTAG